In Sodalis ligni, a single genomic region encodes these proteins:
- the glgB gene encoding 1,4-alpha-glucan branching protein GlgB — MSGFPGHEVITALVSGRYADPFSILGMHLTSEGLEIRALLPNASAVTLIESKTGRKITELNCEDDRGFFSVLLSRRKKPFRYQFAVTWHEHTYIIEDPYRFGPLLQDIDSWLLAEGTHLRPYERLGAHPDVLDGVEGMRFAVWAPNAQRVSVVGQFNFWDGRRHPMRQRRENGIWELFLPAVTIGQLYKYEIIDCNGETRLKADPYAFEAQMRPETASVTRGIPAIADGDPARNAANGRHQPISIYEVHLGSWRRHVENNYWLSYGELAQQLVDYVKYMGFTHLELLPINEHPFDGSWGYQPLGIYAPTRRFGTPEDFRLFIDAAHQAGINVLLDWVPGHFPGDEFGLAKFDGTSLYEYADPREGLHQDWNTLIYNYGRNEVRNYLAGNALFWLERYGIDGLRVDAVASMIYRDYSRPAGQWVPNHYGGNENLEAIAFLRYTNHTVGTQRDGAITVAEESTSFSGVTAPPDSGGLGFHYKWNMGWMNDTLRYMQLDPVHRKYHHHQMTFSMVYAYSENFVLPLSHDEVVHGKQSILNRMPGDVWQKFANLRAYYGFMWGHPGKKLLFMGNEFAQWKEWNHDVSLDWHLLDDTDSMHSGVQRLVRDLNQCYRQHSPLYDLDYRYDGFEWLVADDAENSVFAFLRRDSHGNEMIVVSNFTPVPRLGYRIGIPTPGRWREVLNTDSQYYNGSNMGNSGELHSEQVPSHHREHSLLLTVPPLATIFLVREA, encoded by the coding sequence ATGTCGGGATTTCCGGGCCATGAGGTCATCACAGCTTTGGTTTCAGGACGTTATGCGGATCCATTTTCAATTTTGGGTATGCATCTCACCAGCGAAGGATTGGAGATCAGGGCGTTATTACCAAACGCCAGTGCCGTGACATTAATTGAAAGTAAAACCGGACGTAAAATCACGGAATTAAACTGTGAAGACGACCGCGGTTTTTTTTCGGTGTTATTAAGCCGGCGCAAAAAACCGTTTCGCTATCAATTCGCCGTCACCTGGCACGAGCATACTTATATTATTGAAGATCCATACCGTTTTGGTCCCCTATTGCAGGACATTGATAGCTGGCTGCTGGCGGAAGGCACCCATTTACGGCCCTATGAGCGCTTAGGCGCCCACCCTGACGTTTTAGACGGGGTTGAAGGCATGCGTTTTGCGGTCTGGGCGCCCAATGCCCAGCGCGTTTCAGTAGTGGGCCAGTTCAATTTTTGGGACGGCCGGCGGCATCCCATGCGGCAGCGGCGCGAAAACGGTATTTGGGAACTGTTTTTACCGGCGGTAACGATCGGTCAGCTGTATAAATATGAAATCATCGACTGCAATGGCGAAACCCGCCTGAAAGCGGATCCTTATGCCTTTGAAGCGCAGATGCGCCCGGAGACCGCTTCGGTCACGCGGGGAATACCTGCCATTGCCGATGGAGATCCGGCCAGGAATGCAGCCAACGGGCGCCACCAGCCCATTTCCATCTATGAAGTGCATTTAGGCTCATGGCGCCGTCATGTGGAAAACAACTACTGGCTCAGCTACGGTGAATTGGCCCAACAACTGGTGGATTATGTCAAATACATGGGCTTTACCCATCTCGAACTGTTGCCCATCAATGAGCATCCTTTCGACGGTAGCTGGGGCTATCAACCCTTAGGTATTTACGCGCCCACCCGGCGTTTCGGCACGCCGGAGGATTTCCGGCTGTTTATCGACGCCGCGCACCAGGCAGGCATCAACGTACTGCTGGATTGGGTGCCCGGCCATTTTCCCGGCGATGAATTCGGCCTGGCGAAATTTGACGGCACCTCCTTGTATGAATATGCCGATCCCCGCGAAGGGCTGCATCAGGACTGGAATACCCTGATTTATAACTACGGCCGCAACGAGGTGCGCAACTATCTGGCGGGCAATGCTCTGTTCTGGCTGGAGCGGTACGGTATCGACGGGTTACGGGTGGATGCCGTGGCGTCGATGATCTATCGCGATTATAGCCGGCCGGCGGGCCAATGGGTGCCTAATCATTACGGCGGCAATGAAAATCTCGAGGCCATCGCTTTCCTGCGTTACACCAACCATACCGTCGGCACCCAGCGGGACGGCGCCATTACCGTGGCGGAAGAATCCACCTCGTTTTCCGGCGTCACCGCGCCCCCGGATTCGGGTGGGCTGGGATTCCATTACAAATGGAACATGGGCTGGATGAACGATACGCTGCGCTATATGCAGCTGGATCCGGTGCACCGCAAGTATCACCATCATCAAATGACCTTTAGTATGGTCTATGCCTACAGTGAAAATTTCGTCTTGCCGCTTTCCCACGATGAAGTGGTGCATGGCAAGCAATCCATTCTCAATCGCATGCCTGGCGATGTCTGGCAGAAATTCGCCAACCTGCGCGCGTATTACGGCTTTATGTGGGGCCATCCGGGCAAAAAACTGCTGTTTATGGGCAATGAATTCGCCCAATGGAAAGAATGGAACCACGATGTCAGCCTGGACTGGCACCTGCTGGACGATACCGACAGCATGCACAGCGGCGTGCAGCGGCTGGTGCGGGATCTAAATCAATGCTACCGGCAGCATTCACCGCTCTATGATCTTGATTACCGCTATGACGGTTTTGAGTGGCTGGTGGCGGACGATGCGGAAAATTCGGTGTTCGCGTTTTTGCGCCGCGACAGCCATGGCAATGAAATGATCGTCGTCAGTAACTTTACTCCGGTGCCGCGCCTGGGATATCGCATCGGTATTCCGACTCCCGGCCGCTGGCGCGAGGTGCTCAACACTGACTCTCAGTACTACAACGGCAGCAATATGGGCAACAGCGGCGAGCTGCACAGTGAACAGGTCCCCAGTCACCACCGTGAGCATTCACTGCTGCTCACCGTGCCGCCGCTGGCGACCATTTTCCTGGTCAGGGAGGCGTGA
- the glgC gene encoding glucose-1-phosphate adenylyltransferase, protein MVRFESSDPVMLARQLPIQSVALILAGGRGSRLKDLTAKRAKPAVHFGGKFRIIDFALSNCLNSGIRRIGVITQYQSHTLVQHIQRGWSFLNEEMNEFVDLLPAQQRFATENWYRGTADAVYQNLDIIRRYRAKYIVILAGDHIYKMDYSRLLIDHVEKGAKCTVACLPVPRHEGRDFGVMAVDDEYRVLDFVEKPADPPAMPGSPDQALASMGIYVFDADYLFQLLEEDMLIDSSNHDFGKDIIPKVTAAGEAWAHPFTLSCVSSAEDDSAPPYWRDVGTLDAYWRANLDLASVTPELDMYDQQWPIRTHMEPLPPAKFVQDRAGNHGVTLNSLVSGGCILSGTHVMHSVLFPRVRVNSFCTLDEAVVLPDVNVGRSCRLRRCIIDRACSIPEGMVIGENAEEDERRFYRSEEGIVLVTRKMLASLN, encoded by the coding sequence ATGGTTAGGTTTGAAAGTAGTGACCCGGTGATGTTGGCCAGACAATTACCCATTCAGTCCGTCGCGTTGATTCTGGCGGGCGGACGTGGTTCGCGTCTGAAGGATCTGACCGCTAAACGCGCCAAACCGGCGGTACATTTTGGCGGAAAATTCCGCATCATTGATTTTGCGCTATCCAACTGCCTGAATTCCGGCATTCGCCGTATCGGCGTGATTACCCAGTACCAGTCCCATACCCTGGTGCAGCATATCCAGCGCGGCTGGTCTTTCCTTAATGAGGAAATGAACGAATTCGTCGATCTGCTGCCGGCACAGCAGCGCTTCGCCACCGAAAACTGGTATCGCGGCACGGCGGATGCGGTGTATCAAAACCTGGATATAATCCGCCGCTACCGCGCCAAATATATCGTCATTCTGGCGGGTGATCATATCTATAAAATGGACTACTCCCGCCTGCTTATCGATCATGTGGAAAAGGGGGCGAAATGCACCGTGGCCTGTTTGCCGGTTCCGCGTCATGAAGGCAGGGATTTTGGCGTGATGGCGGTTGACGATGAGTATCGGGTGCTGGATTTCGTGGAAAAACCGGCGGATCCGCCGGCCATGCCCGGTTCGCCGGATCAGGCATTGGCCAGCATGGGCATCTATGTCTTTGATGCCGATTATCTTTTCCAACTGCTGGAAGAGGACATGCTCATCGACAGCTCCAATCATGATTTCGGCAAGGATATCATCCCGAAGGTCACCGCCGCCGGAGAAGCCTGGGCGCACCCCTTTACCCTATCCTGTGTCTCCTCCGCCGAGGATGATTCGGCGCCGCCCTACTGGCGCGACGTGGGCACCCTCGACGCCTATTGGCGCGCCAATCTCGACCTGGCATCGGTAACGCCGGAACTGGACATGTACGATCAGCAATGGCCGATCCGTACCCATATGGAGCCGCTGCCGCCGGCCAAGTTCGTGCAGGATCGGGCCGGCAACCATGGGGTGACCCTCAATTCGCTGGTGTCCGGCGGCTGCATTCTCTCCGGAACCCATGTCATGCATTCCGTCCTGTTTCCCAGGGTGAGGGTGAACTCATTTTGCACCCTGGATGAAGCGGTGGTGCTGCCGGATGTCAATGTGGGCCGCTCCTGCCGGCTACGGCGCTGCATTATCGATCGCGCCTGTTCCATTCCCGAAGGCATGGTGATCGGGGAGAACGCCGAAGAAGACGAAAGACGATTCTATCGCTCTGAAGAAGGAATCGTACTGGTGACACGCAAAATGCTGGCGAGTCTAAATTAA
- the glgX gene encoding glycogen debranching protein GlgX, whose translation MADADHGENAISAGAASPLGSSYNGSGANFSLYSAHAERVVLCLFDEQGRERQIDLPGRTGDIRHGYLAGVKPGQRYGYRLYGPFEPRQGHRFNPAKLVIDPCARALDGKVPDDPALNGGLAQPDTADSASAMPKCLVVDERYDWQEDEFPAVPWGETVIYEAHVRGLTRLHPDLPQSVRGTYAGLAHPLMIDYLRHIGITAVELLPVQLHVDEPRLQRQGLRNYWGYNVLAPYAAEPGYASGLDGKSALDEFRDMVKALHRAGIEVILDVVFNHSAELDVEGPTLSLRGIDNAAYYWLDEDGDYRNWTGCGNTLNLSSPAVTAWVLDCLAFWRRTCHVDGFRFDLGTVLGRTPDFVRDAPLFAALRDNPDLAGCKWIAEPWDIGPGGYQVGQFPPPFGEWNDHFRDDIRRFWLHGDVSLGTFARRFAASSDLFGGQGRSPCASVNMLTAHDGFTLQDVVSYNEKHNQANGESNRDGAGDNHSNNHGQEGPSAEPSVRQARRDSQRALLATLLLSQGAPMLLAGDELGHSQQGNNNAYCQDNELTWLDWRQGDRELADFTAALIRLRQKIPALTDDRWWRENDEQTVLWLNSRGQALSAQEWEQGERQMQIRLSRDHLFVINATTKACEMTLPEGKWTLIEPFKRPEQPGSADHFFVEARAVYVLVKR comes from the coding sequence ATGGCGGACGCTGACCACGGTGAAAATGCGATATCCGCCGGCGCCGCGTCGCCGTTAGGGTCGAGTTATAACGGTAGCGGGGCAAATTTCAGCCTCTATTCCGCCCATGCCGAACGGGTGGTGTTATGCCTGTTCGATGAACAGGGGCGGGAGAGGCAAATAGATTTGCCCGGACGCACCGGGGATATCCGGCACGGCTATCTGGCCGGCGTAAAGCCCGGCCAGCGATACGGCTATCGCCTCTACGGCCCGTTCGAGCCCCGGCAAGGGCATCGATTCAATCCGGCCAAACTGGTCATCGATCCCTGCGCCCGGGCGCTGGACGGCAAGGTGCCCGATGACCCGGCCCTGAACGGCGGCCTGGCGCAGCCTGATACCGCCGATAGCGCGTCGGCGATGCCGAAATGCCTGGTGGTGGATGAGCGTTACGACTGGCAGGAAGACGAATTCCCCGCCGTGCCCTGGGGCGAAACCGTGATTTATGAAGCCCATGTGCGGGGATTGACCCGATTACATCCGGACCTTCCGCAGTCGGTGCGCGGCACCTATGCCGGCCTGGCGCATCCGCTGATGATTGACTATCTGCGGCATATCGGCATTACCGCCGTGGAGCTGTTGCCGGTGCAGTTGCATGTCGATGAACCGCGCCTGCAGCGGCAGGGCCTGCGCAATTACTGGGGGTATAACGTGCTGGCGCCTTATGCGGCGGAGCCGGGTTACGCCTCCGGCCTCGACGGTAAAAGCGCCCTGGATGAGTTCCGCGATATGGTGAAAGCACTGCATCGGGCGGGCATCGAAGTGATTTTGGACGTTGTGTTCAATCACAGCGCGGAACTGGATGTCGAGGGACCTACGCTCTCGCTTCGCGGTATCGATAATGCCGCTTATTACTGGCTGGATGAAGACGGCGATTATCGCAACTGGACCGGTTGCGGCAACACCCTGAACCTGAGCAGCCCGGCGGTCACCGCCTGGGTGCTGGACTGTCTGGCCTTTTGGCGCCGGACCTGCCATGTGGACGGCTTTCGTTTCGACCTGGGCACGGTGCTCGGCCGCACCCCGGATTTCGTGCGCGACGCGCCGCTGTTTGCCGCGCTGCGGGACAATCCAGACCTTGCGGGCTGCAAGTGGATTGCTGAACCTTGGGATATCGGGCCCGGCGGCTATCAGGTGGGACAATTCCCGCCGCCTTTCGGCGAATGGAATGACCATTTTCGTGACGATATACGCCGGTTTTGGCTGCACGGCGATGTGTCGCTGGGAACGTTCGCCCGGCGTTTTGCCGCCTCCAGCGATCTCTTTGGCGGCCAGGGGCGATCCCCCTGCGCCTCGGTGAATATGCTGACCGCCCACGACGGTTTTACCCTGCAGGATGTGGTGAGCTACAACGAAAAACATAATCAGGCCAACGGTGAAAGCAACCGCGACGGGGCCGGCGATAACCATAGCAACAACCATGGCCAAGAGGGACCCAGTGCTGAACCCTCGGTCCGGCAGGCGCGGCGGGATAGCCAGCGGGCCTTGCTGGCAACGCTGTTGTTGTCCCAAGGCGCGCCGATGCTGTTGGCGGGAGATGAACTGGGCCACAGCCAGCAGGGCAATAACAATGCCTATTGCCAGGACAACGAATTGACCTGGCTGGACTGGCGGCAGGGGGATCGGGAATTGGCGGACTTTACCGCCGCCCTGATCCGCCTGCGCCAAAAGATACCCGCCCTCACAGACGATCGCTGGTGGCGGGAGAACGATGAGCAAACGGTACTTTGGTTAAATAGCCGCGGGCAGGCATTGAGCGCACAAGAATGGGAACAGGGCGAACGCCAAATGCAAATCCGGCTCTCCCGAGATCATCTCTTTGTGATCAACGCCACGACAAAAGCCTGTGAAATGACCTTACCTGAAGGGAAGTGGACGTTAATTGAACCGTTCAAACGCCCAGAACAACCGGGATCGGCCGACCACTTTTTCGTGGAAGCCCGTGCGGTTTATGTGCTGGTAAAACGATAA